The Filimonas lacunae genomic sequence CAAAGGGTTTCCGGGATGTACCTGATGGCAAAAGGCAGCTTATGCTCATGCATATATTTCGACATGCGCACCACAATATCCATATCCTCCGCAAAAGAGTGGCTGTCGTACCCACCTGCCTTAATCGCAATTTCCTTATCAAACAACCCCAGCCCTCCCGACACATTATTCACTGCATTCATTAACGACCACCCCATCTTACCTAACAGGTAGGAACGGGTGTATTCAATTTCCTGGAACCGGGGCAACACTTCTGTTGGCGCACGCATTTCCACCATTTGCCCCTGGTTTACCCGGCACGAGTTGGCCATGCGTAAAGTAGCCCCTGTGGCAATGACCCGTTTATCTTCATCTACAAAGGGCTGAGCCAGCTTTAACAAAGTATCATCATGTAAAATGCAATCCACATCTGTGTTCAGAAAATGGGTGTAGGAGGCAACATTAATGCCCGCGTTCACCGCATCGGCCTTGCATTTACCATTCTCTTTATCCAGCACCAGCAGGCGTGCATAGGCAGCATTCACCGACTTGTAAAAGCCTTTTACCGGCATCGAAGGCAATTGCGCATGATAGGCAAACGATACTTCTACCAGACTAAACTGATCAATCAACAATTGCAAAGTATTATCAGTGCTTCCATCATTTACAATAATCACTTCAAACCGGGAATAATTCAATGACAGCAGTGAACGGGCATTACAGGCTATCGTAGCTTCTTCATTATAAGCCGGTGCAATCACTGAAATACCCGGCATTAAGGGCGACTCAACCAGTGTAGCGCTGTTTCGTAAACTGTTGCGCCACAGGTGGCGGCGTATAGAAACAAACGACAATATCGCCAGCATGGAATAACAACTGAATATAACCATGCAATAGAAGAAGATTACGCTTTCGTAGAAGAGCGTAATATAATCCAGTATTTTGTGTAGCATTAGTTACGGTTTAATGGGTTAAGACTATGCAGCATTATCTGATGCGGCAGACCCAGGGTATTGATGGTAAGGCGTTTCACCAGGTTCATAGCAAACGCTTTGTGGTTAACGATAGAACGTGCCGAGTTTTTACGCACATCAAAATCTTCCGACTGCAAAAACTCCCGTTCCAGAAAGTACAGGCAATGTCCGCTACCTATTCTGCCCAGTGCTTTTAATATTTCCAATTTTATAGCTTCCGGTTGTTGGGCATACATGTTCACCAGGTGCTCTTCTGCATTCTCTGCCATTAGTTTTCCCAATGCATTCACCGCATCTGCCCTAAGCTGCAAATCTTCCGAATCCAGCAAAGCCACCAATAGGGGTATAGCTTCAAACTGTTGATAACAGGCAGCTGCCCTGATGCAAAACGATACCACACTGGGATGATAGCGTCGGCTTATCCAATGAGCAAAAGAGGGAATGGTAATATCTGTTCGCAGGGATAACAAACGCAGCAACTCCAGTCTCTCCCAGGGTAAAATGGGCTGCTTCACTTCTTTAAAAAAGCAGAAAGGTTTCCGCAACAAACGCACACTGGCACACCGGGCCATTTCCATTACATTGCGGTTATGATGCCGGGCTAAAGACATCAGGTAATCCTTATCTATAGCAACATCCATGCTGCATAATTCACTTAGCCCCTGCACTATCTCCTTCGGAGTGAATGATGTAATCTGATACTCAGGCTTACGATACAGATGCAGGCTCATATACAATTTTCGCAACAGCCTGGTAGTATTGCCTGATAGCCCCCGTCGATAATAAATAATACGCTGTACCAGCAGGTTACGGCACCATTGTTTATGCAAAGGCAACACATTAAAAGGTTCCAGTGCCAGTTCAATTTCATCCGGTGCAAAGCCTTTGTGCAGCTGCTCGTTCATTACAATCTCCTGGGTAAGCAGGTGGTCAATTAAATGCAAATGCCATTTAGTGCGCCTGTCAGTAATACGCGTGCGCAGGCGCAAAACCACTATAGTAATAAAGCAACATAGCACGCCTGCAAAAGCTATGGCAATAATTATCAAAGCCACTTTTATAAAAGTGGGATAACCCGCTATTGTAAACATAAAATACTATTTATGAGCTACGCGTTGCAACAGACGTGCTACACGGCATACCAGCTCGCTGGTGGAGAAAGGTTTGCGCAGGAAATCATCAGCGCCCAGGTCAAAGCTGTCCTGAACATTCTTTTCATGCCCCAGGGCCGACACCACTATAATGGCGGGCGTATCAAAGGGCCATTGTTGTTTAATCTGGCTGATAATTTCCAGGCCACTGGTATTTGGAAGCATCATATCTACCAGCACCATATCGCATTTAACTTTGTCAAGGCATTCAAAAGCCTCTTTGGCATTGGAAGCAGCATACACATCGTACCCCTCCCGTTTCAGCACCATGGCTATAACATGTTGCATGGTTGCATCGTCGTCAATCGTTAGAATTGTTGCCATAGGGAAATAAATTAATGGTAAGTTTTCTAACACAAAGTACCTTCATTTAACACTTCACTAACACCCCCACTTTTCACCTTATCTCCTCCCCCATATTAGGGGTATTGTATGGTATTATATTAGTAGTTAAATTTACTAAAACACATTTTGTACCCCATTAATACCATGCCATGTGTGCCTTATCCAACAAAAGCGACTATACCTCCAAAAAAAACTTCATTGCTTTGCAGCAACTATTGCACAGCAGGGAAAAAGAAATTACACAACTAAAGCACGATTTAAGAACACCTGTCACAAGTATTCAACTGATAGCAGAATTTATTATCAATAATTCTTCAGATGACATTAACGATCACAAAGAAAAGCTGGCTATCATTATTGAATGCTGCCAGCAAATCAACACACAGCTGGAACATTCGCCTATGCATGATATAGCACTTTAGCCTTCCTCTACAAATTGAAACACTTCTCTCAAACTTTGCGTGTTCATGGGTTTTACTAAATAATCAGTGATGGCACTTATCGATTTCGCTTTCTGCTTATCCCTTTCATCAATAGACGAGCTTACAATATACACAGTTACTTTCCTCGCCATCAACGGCTCAATAAGCATAAACTCTTCCATAAACTGCCACCCGTCCATTACAGGCATTTCCAGATCCAGCAATATATAGTCCGGTAACATCGAAGCATCATCCATATGCGTTCTGATATAGTCCATTGCCTGTTGTCCGTTTTCAAATGGCACCACCTTATCGCACAAATGGTGATATTCAATCAGCTTCCTTATTCCATATAAATAGGCAGCATCATCGTCTACTAAAAAGGTTAGTGTGGCGGTATTCATAATTTATATTATAACATTGTAATGACAAATGTGGTTCCTTCGTCCACCTGGCTTTCTACCTCTATAGTCCCCCCTAGTGTTTCAATCTGGTTTTTGGTAATAAACAGGCCTATCCCTTTTGCATCGGGATGTTCATGAAAGGTTTTATACATGCCAAAGATCTTGTGCCCGTTCTTGTGTAAATCAATTCCCAAACCATTATCCGTAATTGTCAGCCGCACTTTACCATTATGGCGAGTAGTGCAGATTTTTATTTCCGGCAACCGGTCGGGACTACGGTATTTAATAGCATTCGACACCAGGTTCAGTAAAATACTTTCCATATAAGCGGGAATATGCTGCACCTGGTCACAGCCCGAAAAGTCAGCTGTAATGCGGGCTTTGTTCTTTTTCATCTGCAAATCCAGCACATGCATCACCTGCTCAAACACATCTTTGAAATACAACGTTTGTATAGCATCCCGGGAATCATTTTTTATTTTAATCACCTCGTTCAGGTGGTACAACGTTTCGTGTAAATTGGTGCTGATGCGTTCTATATTCTGTATAATTTCCTGCTTTTCTTCCTCCGTGGCCAGTGGCAATACTTCCAGCGAAACAGTGATGGAAGCGGCATGCGAACGCAGGTTATGCGATACAATATGCGCAAAGTTTTCCAGCCGTTCTTTCTGTTCTTTAATAATATTATGCTGTTGCTGTAACTGCGCTTCCCGCACCTTATGATCCTGTATATTCTGTAAAGTACCTATTAAAGCTTTAGCCTTTCCGTTCTCATCCAGTATGGCCTTACCAATGGAGCGTACCCATATCTTCTTACCGGTAACAGTTGTCAACTCTAACTCCATATCGTAAGGTATCAGGTAATCCGTGGCCCGTTTAACAGCATCCCGCAGCAGCAGTTGCGATTTAGGGGTATAATACGAAAAAGCTTCTTCCAGCGAAAGTGGCGTACCCTCGGGTAGTTCGTGAATGCGATATACTTCCCTGGTCCAGTACATCACTCTTTGCTGCAAATTCACTTTCCAGCCACCTACCCTGGCCATAGCCCCCACTTCATTCAGCAAATGATCACGTACCTCCAGCGCTTCGCGGTATTTATCGTTTTCTATCCTTTCCAGCATAGTATCATTAATATCCATCACAAAGCCCTTATAGGCTACCAACTGATCATGCTCATCCCGTATAGGCTCTCCTTTTACCTTCACCCATTTACTTCTTCCCCCCTCAAACAGCAATAACCCATCATGTTCCCAAGAAAGCCCTGCTGCAACAGCTTCTTTAATTTTAGCGATCGCCTGTTTACTATAATCAGGCCGAAACAGTTCAGCAACGGTATCGGGATGAGGAATATAAGAGGTATCTTTTTCGTAAATTTCGTAAGCGGCAGGTGTCCAGGTTAACTTACGGTTCAGTAACTGATAATGCCACCCGCCTACTTTTGCTATGGCGCAGGTTTCAGCCAGCAACCGCTTACTAGCTTCCAGTTCTTCCTTATAGTCCTGCAATCTTTGCAAATCGTTATTATCAGCCTCCATAGAGCATTCTTCCAGCTTATTAAGTTTAATGGTATCATCAGCATCATTTCCGGGCACTATCAGCTTAAACAAGCTGGCCTTTTGTAAGGAGTTTTGGCCATTCATTCCCATACCTAGATATTTAGCAGTTGAACGGATAAATGGATTGCCTTTAAAGATACACATAACCTCTCTGGCATAACAGGCCAGGCAATTAAGCCCTGTTTAAAATCACCTTTAAAAAACTTTAAAATCTATATATGAACAGGAATAGCTTTTCGCTGCAGTTTTAACGATAAAAACAATAAAAAAGGCGGCCATCTTTTCAGATAACCGCCTGTTATGTATTACCGGGTATAGCGTTATACTAAACCAGGAACTGCTACCATTTCATTTACATCCGCTTCGTAGTTGATGCCAGGAAATTCAAAACCAAACAGGTTAAAGAAGTCATTTCTATAACCAGCCAGGTCGCCAATGTTTGGCAGGCTTTCGGTAGTAGCTTCTGCCCACAGTGCAGCCACTTCTGCCTGCACATCTTCGCGCATTTCCCAGTCGTCTACACGAATACGGCCTTTCTCATCTACAGGCACTTTGCTGCCGTTGAATAAACGGGTTGCAAATAAACGCTGCATCTGCTCAATACAACCTTCATGCAGACCTTTTGCCTTCATTACTTTATACAGCAAAGAAATATACAAAGGAATAACAGGAATAGCAGAGCTTGCCTGGGTAACCAATGCCTTGTTTACCGATACGTAAGCATGACCGTTAAGGTCTTTCAGCTTTTCATCAATAACAAATGCAGTCTTTTCCAGGTGATCTTTAGCCATACCGATGGTGCCCTTACGGTATACCGGCTCGGTTAATTTTGGCCCGATATAAGAGTAAGCAACGGTAGTAGCACCATTAGCCAGCACACCAGCCGCTTTTAACTCATCCATCCACATTTCCCAATCTTCCCCACCCATTACGGCAATGGTATTGGCAATATCTTCTTCTGTGCAAGGTTCAATTGACACTTCAGAAACAACACCGGTATGAAAATCTACCGTTTTGTTACGGAAAGTTTCGCCAATAGGTTTTAATACACTGTTATGTACAACACCGGTAACAGGATGTGTTCTGCGTGGAGAAGCCAGGCTGTAAATAACCAGGTCTATCTGGCCCAGATCGGCCTTGATCAGCTCTATGGTCTTTTGCTTGATCTCTTTAGAAAACGCATCACCGTTAATGCTTTTGGCATATAATCCCGCACTTTGCGCTTCCGCTTCAAAAGCAGCGGTGTTATACCAACCCGGACTGCCAGGCTTGCCTTCTGCTGCCGGTTTTTCAAAATAAACACCTATAGTAGAAGCATTGGCTCCAAAGGCGCTGGTAATGCGCGATGCCAAACCAAAACCGGTAGAAGCACCTATTACCAATACTTTTTTAGGACCGTTGATAGCTCCTTTTGATTTTACGTAGTTAATCTGGTTTACTACATTTTGCGCACATCCAACGGGGTGGGATGTTAAGCAGATAAATCCGCGTACTTTAGGTACAATAATCATATTGAATGTCTTTTTACCGCTCTAACTTCTGTTCATATACATTACAACGGGGCCGCAAAATAGCTAAAAAACCAAATCGGCACCTGTTTTCGTCTCATAAGCCGCTTTACCCGGCAAAAAAATGCGGGCATCCGGCGTGCCTTCCAGGGTAATATGCTCCCCCTTCACCCTTATCCAGCCTCCTTCCCGCAGGCCTACCACAGGTATATCGTTTTGAGTATGAAACTCTTTGATGCGGGTTTCCCGCGTTTCGCCCATATGTGGCAGCCCTGGAATCGGGTCCAGGTAATGCGGATTCAGATTAAACGGTACCAGCCCCATAGTTGCAAAAGAAGGCGGGTACACAATAGGCATATCGTTAGTAGTTTGCATATTCACCCCACCAATATTACTGCCCGCACTGGTGCCTAAATAAGGGGCACCTTTTTTTACCGCCTGTTCCAGCACATGCATCAACTGCAGCTCGTGTAGTTGCTTCACCAGCAAAAAGGTATTGCCCCCACCGGTAAAAAAGCCTTTACCTTGCGCTATGGCTTCGGCGGGGTTATCAAACGTGTGCAGCCCCCGAACATAAATGCCGGCATTGGCAAAAAAGGCAGCCGCATTGGCAGTATAATCGTCGTGCGAGATACCGCCAGGACGCGCATAAGGAATAAATATAATTTCGTCTGCTCCTGCAAACAATTCAGTTACCACCGGCAGCAGGTAATCCAGGTAAGTTCCACCATATAAGGTGGAAGTGCTGGCAAGTACTACATTTTTCATATCCTTGCTTTATACGGCATAAGGCCGCTGTTACATGTATGGCGCGAAAGGTAGTAAATTCTCCCTAAAAGTATTTATAGCATCGCACCTTCGACAATTCGGGATTCTCTTTGGTAAACAGGATACCGATAGACAATTCATGCGATCCTTTCTGGTAGCCGGATAAGCCATTGGTCATAAAATCGTACGAATACCCTATCCGTACATTATCATTGGCAAACACTTCCAGCATCACGCTCACAGCATCATTGCTGCTCAGGTTTGTTTGCAGGTTGCTTTTACCCAATGCCTTTATACCTGTACGGTACGATCCGCCCAGCCACAACCTGTCGGCCAGTAAAACAAAGGTGTTGATATCTAAATTGGCGGGTCCATTAAAGTCTTCTTTCAACATAAAGGAAGGTTTCAGCTTCACATTTTCCGACAGTTCCAGCACGGTGCCGGCACTCACATATAAGTGCCTTGTTTTATTCAGCGTAGTATAGGTTACCCCATTGCCGTAATACAGTTTGCGGTCACGCGCCACCGAAAACAAATCCAGCACACTCACCCCTATAAAAGATAAAGGCGTTGTATAAAACACCCCAAACCGCGCATCAGGAACAAAAGTGGATACTTTACCCAACGGCACAAAAGGATCATTGGCATCCCGATATTCATACTCACTGCCATTTAAAGAGTATTGTGTAAAGCCAAAACCAATACCCAGCGAAAGCCTGCGATCGCCCTCCTCGTTCATAGGAATACGATAGGCATATGAACCGTACAACGAAGTAGATTCCTGTGGCCCCAGTTTATCCCAGGTTATTTGCCCGCCTATCCCCACCCTGTCTTCACGGGCATTGGTTAAACCATCCAGCGATACAAGTCCTGTTTTAGGCGCTCCCGGAAAACCTGCCCACTGCTGGCGGTAAGCCGCATGCAAATGCAAATTTTCCTGGTAGCCGGCATAGGCAGGGTTTACACTCAACCCGTTAAATATGTACTGACTAAACTGTACATCCTGCTGCGCGGCTACCTTTCCGGTAACCGCCAGCAACATACCTATACCTAACCACACTGCTCTTTTCATCGGTATTGAATGTCTTTTTTTTATTTTAATAATTGTATATATCCTTTAAACACCTGCTGCCCTTGCGGCATGTTAATCTTCATCACATAGTAGTATACACCACCACTCAAACCTATACCCGCCCACGAGTTATCGTAGTTACGGGAATGATACACTTCATTACCCCAACGGTTAAAGATGATCAGATCTGTGCCGGTATACAGCTCGGAACCGCCGATATAGAACGTATCGTTTTTACCATCTCCGTTGGGAGTAATTACGTTTGGAATGAGGAATTGCGTTACAATAGTGGCCGGTGTGCTTGATGCTATGTTATTACTCATATCCGGATCACTTTCTTTCGCCGTTACAGTAGCGGTGTTGGTAAGCTTTCCTTTGCCCGAAACATGCACCCTGAAAGTAAGCAGCACTGTTTCATCGGTGTTCACTGCATCTATTGTCCACACCAGCTGGCCGGTTACTGCATTATACGTTACCGTACCCTTCGATGCCACTATAGAATCGGCTCTGTCTATATTAGAAGCCAACGCATCATTCACAATTACCTGTGTAGCATTGTCCGGACCATTATTAGTTACCGTTATCTGGAAGGTAGCATAAGCGTTCATATATATCGTGCCTTCCGTTACCAGTGTTTTGGTTATTTCCAGGTCGGCCGATGGCACTTTGATATAGTGAATCACTTTTGTACAAACGGCTCCCGTAGCCACATCCGTAACCTTCACTATAATATCACCGGTGTTCACATCTCCAGGTGAAGTAGTGCTGAAGTTTCCGTTATTGGCAGCCACTGCTGAGCTGGTAGTGCCATCCGGGTAAGTAACCGTTACAGTAGCTTTACCTACCGTAGTACCGGTAATCACCACTATTCCATACTTCTGTTTAACAGGTGCGTTTACCGTAAACACACCAATCACCTCGGTAATAGTGGCAGATACGCCGCTGCTACAACCATTGGCATCTTTTACCGTAACCTTATAGGTGCCTGCCGGTAAACCGGAAATATCCTGGCTTACAGCACCCGAAGTCCAGCTATAAGTATAAGGGGCAGTACCACCCGTAACTGTTACATCAACAGCACCGGTAGACTCTGAATGACATACTACGTTTGTATGCGTTTCACTAACGCTTAATACATCCGGCTGCTTCACAGTTACCTGCATGGCGGTAGTACAACCTCCTGCATTTTTAGCAGTAACCGTGTAAGTACCGGCTGCCAGCCCGCTAAACACATTACTTTGCTGATACGTTCCGGCATTGAGCGAGTAGCTCAACCCTGTTTCTGCAGTAACAACAGCTATTTTGCCATTATTGCTGCCATTACAGGTAAGCGACGTATCAGACAAAGTAAACACAGGGGCAACGGCTATACGGATGGTGAATTGTGCGCTATCTGTACATCCGGCGGTATTGGTAACAGCATAATCAATAATAGCTGTTCCTTCACTTACGCCGTTCACGGTTCCACTGGCCAGTATGGCAGCAATTCCAGGGTTTCTGCTGCTCCACACACCACCAGGCATGCTGTTGGTGAATACAGTGGAACTGTTTTTACATATATCAGCTGCACCGCTTATAGCTGGCACAACCGGTAAAGCATAGATGGTAACATAAGTGCTGGTAGTATCGCCGCACGTATTTGCATCACTGAAAGTATATATCAC encodes the following:
- a CDS encoding glycosyltransferase family 2 protein encodes the protein MLHKILDYITLFYESVIFFYCMVIFSCYSMLAILSFVSIRRHLWRNSLRNSATLVESPLMPGISVIAPAYNEEATIACNARSLLSLNYSRFEVIIVNDGSTDNTLQLLIDQFSLVEVSFAYHAQLPSMPVKGFYKSVNAAYARLLVLDKENGKCKADAVNAGINVASYTHFLNTDVDCILHDDTLLKLAQPFVDEDKRVIATGATLRMANSCRVNQGQMVEMRAPTEVLPRFQEIEYTRSYLLGKMGWSLMNAVNNVSGGLGLFDKEIAIKAGGYDSHSFAEDMDIVVRMSKYMHEHKLPFAIRYIPETLCWTEGPATLKVFGRQRTRWGRGILQIFTTHRGVLFNPRFGKMGLFTFPYVFFFEMLAPVIEFSGIVYFLYHVFFSTVNWEFAAILLVFVYIFSVFITNVALLWDQLTFRHYRGWRSIIGLCITAFAEPFIYHPLSLFFTLKGYLSHITGRKHTWGNMQRRGFQQQAPVTFSH
- a CDS encoding HEAT repeat domain-containing protein, with product MFTIAGYPTFIKVALIIIAIAFAGVLCCFITIVVLRLRTRITDRRTKWHLHLIDHLLTQEIVMNEQLHKGFAPDEIELALEPFNVLPLHKQWCRNLLVQRIIYYRRGLSGNTTRLLRKLYMSLHLYRKPEYQITSFTPKEIVQGLSELCSMDVAIDKDYLMSLARHHNRNVMEMARCASVRLLRKPFCFFKEVKQPILPWERLELLRLLSLRTDITIPSFAHWISRRYHPSVVSFCIRAAACYQQFEAIPLLVALLDSEDLQLRADAVNALGKLMAENAEEHLVNMYAQQPEAIKLEILKALGRIGSGHCLYFLEREFLQSEDFDVRKNSARSIVNHKAFAMNLVKRLTINTLGLPHQIMLHSLNPLNRN
- a CDS encoding response regulator transcription factor, with the translated sequence MATILTIDDDATMQHVIAMVLKREGYDVYAASNAKEAFECLDKVKCDMVLVDMMLPNTSGLEIISQIKQQWPFDTPAIIVVSALGHEKNVQDSFDLGADDFLRKPFSTSELVCRVARLLQRVAHK
- a CDS encoding histidine kinase dimerization/phospho-acceptor domain-containing protein, which encodes MCALSNKSDYTSKKNFIALQQLLHSREKEITQLKHDLRTPVTSIQLIAEFIINNSSDDINDHKEKLAIIIECCQQINTQLEHSPMHDIAL
- a CDS encoding response regulator, which codes for MNTATLTFLVDDDAAYLYGIRKLIEYHHLCDKVVPFENGQQAMDYIRTHMDDASMLPDYILLDLEMPVMDGWQFMEEFMLIEPLMARKVTVYIVSSSIDERDKQKAKSISAITDYLVKPMNTQSLREVFQFVEEG
- a CDS encoding sensor histidine kinase codes for the protein MGMNGQNSLQKASLFKLIVPGNDADDTIKLNKLEECSMEADNNDLQRLQDYKEELEASKRLLAETCAIAKVGGWHYQLLNRKLTWTPAAYEIYEKDTSYIPHPDTVAELFRPDYSKQAIAKIKEAVAAGLSWEHDGLLLFEGGRSKWVKVKGEPIRDEHDQLVAYKGFVMDINDTMLERIENDKYREALEVRDHLLNEVGAMARVGGWKVNLQQRVMYWTREVYRIHELPEGTPLSLEEAFSYYTPKSQLLLRDAVKRATDYLIPYDMELELTTVTGKKIWVRSIGKAILDENGKAKALIGTLQNIQDHKVREAQLQQQHNIIKEQKERLENFAHIVSHNLRSHAASITVSLEVLPLATEEEKQEIIQNIERISTNLHETLYHLNEVIKIKNDSRDAIQTLYFKDVFEQVMHVLDLQMKKNKARITADFSGCDQVQHIPAYMESILLNLVSNAIKYRSPDRLPEIKICTTRHNGKVRLTITDNGLGIDLHKNGHKIFGMYKTFHEHPDAKGIGLFITKNQIETLGGTIEVESQVDEGTTFVITML
- the fabV gene encoding enoyl-ACP reductase FabV, whose product is MIIVPKVRGFICLTSHPVGCAQNVVNQINYVKSKGAINGPKKVLVIGASTGFGLASRITSAFGANASTIGVYFEKPAAEGKPGSPGWYNTAAFEAEAQSAGLYAKSINGDAFSKEIKQKTIELIKADLGQIDLVIYSLASPRRTHPVTGVVHNSVLKPIGETFRNKTVDFHTGVVSEVSIEPCTEEDIANTIAVMGGEDWEMWMDELKAAGVLANGATTVAYSYIGPKLTEPVYRKGTIGMAKDHLEKTAFVIDEKLKDLNGHAYVSVNKALVTQASSAIPVIPLYISLLYKVMKAKGLHEGCIEQMQRLFATRLFNGSKVPVDEKGRIRVDDWEMREDVQAEVAALWAEATTESLPNIGDLAGYRNDFFNLFGFEFPGINYEADVNEMVAVPGLV
- the pepE gene encoding dipeptidase PepE, with the protein product MKNVVLASTSTLYGGTYLDYLLPVVTELFAGADEIIFIPYARPGGISHDDYTANAAAFFANAGIYVRGLHTFDNPAEAIAQGKGFFTGGGNTFLLVKQLHELQLMHVLEQAVKKGAPYLGTSAGSNIGGVNMQTTNDMPIVYPPSFATMGLVPFNLNPHYLDPIPGLPHMGETRETRIKEFHTQNDIPVVGLREGGWIRVKGEHITLEGTPDARIFLPGKAAYETKTGADLVF
- a CDS encoding PorP/SprF family type IX secretion system membrane protein, translated to MKRAVWLGIGMLLAVTGKVAAQQDVQFSQYIFNGLSVNPAYAGYQENLHLHAAYRQQWAGFPGAPKTGLVSLDGLTNAREDRVGIGGQITWDKLGPQESTSLYGSYAYRIPMNEEGDRRLSLGIGFGFTQYSLNGSEYEYRDANDPFVPLGKVSTFVPDARFGVFYTTPLSFIGVSVLDLFSVARDRKLYYGNGVTYTTLNKTRHLYVSAGTVLELSENVKLKPSFMLKEDFNGPANLDINTFVLLADRLWLGGSYRTGIKALGKSNLQTNLSSNDAVSVMLEVFANDNVRIGYSYDFMTNGLSGYQKGSHELSIGILFTKENPELSKVRCYKYF